Proteins encoded together in one Streptomyces sp. NA04227 window:
- a CDS encoding glycosyltransferase family 87 protein codes for MSRAEMTPSSGTEAPSEPVRPTREDGIAAAGSEVIGGPLGLRALTGTSWWQPVRVIALVMIGMFALGMVQKAPCYDGGWFFGAGTQYTKACYSDIPHLYQARGFDDGKVPYFDKFEGDMEYLEYPVLTGVFMEVASWLTPDDGSIQYQERWYWMVNAGMLMACAVILVVCVSRIHRRRPWDALLVALAPALALTATINWDLLAVALTAAAMLMWSRGRALAFGVLLGLATAAKLYPVFLLGPLAVLCLRAGMRRQYVTALLGTAGSWLVVNLPVMLLAPEGWSKFYTFSQERGVDFGSFWLILSHNMDKPFSTETVNNLAMALNLLGALGIAALTLMAPRRPRFAQLAFLIVAVFILTNKVYSPQYVLWLIPLAVLARPRWRDFLVWQACEVAYFLGIWMYLAYTTSGDKQRGLPTDGYHFVIVVHLLGTLYLCALVVRDILWPERDPVRRAGDDDPSGGVLDGAEDVVVLGPAARARKAAHGQETPYGQVSWGSDASWR; via the coding sequence ATGTCCCGTGCAGAGATGACTCCTTCCAGCGGCACCGAGGCCCCGAGCGAGCCCGTGCGGCCGACCCGCGAGGACGGGATCGCGGCGGCGGGCAGCGAGGTGATCGGCGGACCGCTGGGACTGCGCGCGCTGACCGGCACGTCCTGGTGGCAGCCGGTGCGGGTGATCGCCCTGGTGATGATCGGGATGTTCGCCCTGGGCATGGTGCAGAAGGCGCCCTGCTACGACGGTGGCTGGTTCTTCGGCGCGGGGACGCAGTACACCAAGGCCTGCTACTCCGACATTCCGCACCTCTACCAGGCCCGTGGCTTCGACGACGGCAAGGTGCCGTACTTCGACAAGTTCGAGGGCGACATGGAGTACCTCGAATACCCGGTGCTCACCGGTGTGTTCATGGAGGTGGCCTCCTGGCTGACCCCGGACGACGGCAGCATTCAGTACCAGGAACGCTGGTACTGGATGGTCAACGCCGGGATGCTGATGGCCTGCGCGGTGATCCTGGTGGTCTGCGTGAGCCGGATCCACCGACGCCGCCCCTGGGATGCGCTACTCGTGGCTCTGGCCCCGGCGCTCGCGCTCACCGCCACCATCAACTGGGACCTGCTGGCCGTCGCTCTGACGGCCGCGGCGATGCTGATGTGGTCCCGCGGCCGGGCGCTGGCCTTCGGGGTCTTGCTCGGCCTCGCCACGGCGGCGAAGCTGTACCCCGTCTTCCTTCTCGGGCCCCTGGCCGTGCTGTGTCTGCGGGCGGGAATGCGCAGACAGTACGTGACCGCCCTGCTCGGGACCGCCGGGTCCTGGCTCGTCGTCAACCTGCCGGTGATGCTGCTCGCCCCGGAAGGGTGGTCGAAGTTCTACACCTTCAGCCAGGAACGCGGCGTCGACTTCGGCTCGTTCTGGCTGATCCTCTCGCACAACATGGACAAGCCGTTCAGTACGGAGACCGTAAACAACCTGGCGATGGCCCTCAATCTGCTCGGGGCACTCGGTATCGCGGCACTGACGCTGATGGCACCGCGCCGACCGCGCTTCGCGCAGCTGGCCTTCCTGATCGTCGCGGTCTTCATCCTCACCAACAAGGTCTACTCCCCGCAGTACGTGCTCTGGCTCATCCCGCTCGCCGTACTGGCCCGCCCCCGCTGGCGCGACTTCCTGGTCTGGCAGGCCTGTGAGGTCGCGTACTTCCTCGGGATCTGGATGTACCTCGCCTACACGACCAGCGGCGACAAGCAGCGGGGACTCCCGACCGACGGCTACCACTTCGTCATCGTGGTCCACCTGCTCGGCACGCTCTACCTGTGCGCCCTCGTCGTACGGGACATCCTGTGGCCGGAGCGGGACCCGGTACGGCGCGCGGGCGACGACGACCCCTCTGGCGGCGTCCTGGACGGCGCCGAGGACGTCGTCGTACTCGGCCCTGCCGCACGCGCCCGCAAGGCCGCACACGGTCAGGAGACGCCGTACGGACAGGTGAGTTGGGGCTCCGACGCGTCCTGGCGCTGA
- a CDS encoding MFS transporter, whose product MAAVGSVVGDLRTLLRLRNFRRLLAVRLLSQGADGVYQVALATYVVFSPEEQASPGAIASAMAVLLLPYSLVGPFAGVLLDRWQRRQVFLYGNLLRAALACATAALMLHRAPDWLFYASALTVTGVNRFVLAGLSAALPRVVDREHLVLANSLSPTAGTLAAILGGALAFLVRLTLSDSDSVLVLIGAALYLCAALASLRMARGLLGPERELGPTGLAPALADTARGLLAGVRHLRERRVAAQVLGAMTVMRFCYGALTVMVLMLCRYAWTDPPVGADENGADRGLAMLGLAVAVSGAGFFAAALVTPSGVRRLGPLGWIVACAAAAALLEPALGLTFAPLPLLVAAFVLGLVTQGSKIASDTVVQSVVDDTFRGRVFSVYDVLFNVGFVAAAGVAALILPPDGRSVPLVLVVALLYLSIAATMARFASR is encoded by the coding sequence ATGGCCGCTGTGGGATCCGTCGTGGGCGATCTGCGCACCCTGCTCCGTCTGCGGAACTTCCGGCGTCTGCTCGCCGTACGCCTGCTCTCCCAGGGCGCGGACGGCGTCTACCAGGTGGCACTCGCCACCTATGTCGTCTTCTCCCCCGAGGAACAGGCCTCGCCGGGCGCCATCGCCTCCGCCATGGCGGTCCTGCTCCTTCCGTACTCCCTCGTCGGGCCCTTCGCCGGAGTCCTCCTGGACCGGTGGCAGCGCCGTCAGGTCTTCCTGTACGGCAATCTGCTCCGGGCGGCACTGGCCTGTGCCACGGCGGCACTGATGCTGCACCGGGCCCCGGACTGGCTGTTCTACGCCTCGGCCCTGACCGTCACCGGCGTCAACCGCTTCGTCCTCGCCGGCCTCTCGGCCGCCCTGCCGCGCGTCGTCGACCGGGAACACCTCGTCCTCGCCAACTCCCTCTCGCCCACGGCCGGAACGCTCGCGGCCATCCTCGGCGGCGCGCTGGCCTTCCTCGTCCGGCTGACCCTCTCCGACTCCGACTCCGTCCTCGTCCTCATCGGGGCGGCCCTCTACCTCTGCGCCGCGCTCGCCTCGTTGCGCATGGCACGCGGACTCCTCGGTCCGGAACGGGAGTTGGGGCCCACCGGGCTCGCGCCCGCGCTGGCGGACACGGCGCGCGGGCTGCTCGCCGGAGTACGCCATCTGCGCGAACGACGCGTCGCCGCCCAGGTCCTCGGTGCGATGACGGTCATGCGGTTCTGCTACGGCGCGCTGACCGTCATGGTGCTCATGTTATGCCGGTACGCCTGGACCGATCCGCCGGTCGGCGCCGACGAGAACGGTGCCGACCGGGGGCTCGCGATGCTGGGCCTCGCGGTGGCCGTGTCGGGCGCGGGCTTCTTCGCGGCGGCCCTCGTGACACCCAGCGGCGTACGGAGGCTGGGGCCCCTCGGCTGGATCGTGGCCTGTGCCGCGGCGGCCGCCCTCCTCGAACCCGCGCTCGGCCTGACCTTCGCCCCCCTGCCGCTGCTCGTCGCCGCCTTCGTCCTCGGGCTGGTCACCCAGGGCTCCAAGATCGCCTCGGACACCGTGGTGCAGTCCGTCGTGGACGACACGTTCCGCGGCCGCGTCTTCTCCGTCTACGACGTCCTCTTCAACGTCGGCTTCGTCGCCGCCGCCGGAGTCGCCGCCCTGATACTCCCGCCGGACGGACGCTCCGTACCGCTCGTCCTCGTGGTGGCACTGCTCTACCTGTCCATTGCGGCGACTATGGCCCGCTTTGCCTCCAGGTAA
- a CDS encoding PadR family transcriptional regulator produces the protein MSRRSGILEFAVLGLLRESPMHGYELRKRLNTSLGVFRAFSYGSLYPCLKTLVANGWLTEEPGNSTEDALAAPLAGRRAKIVYRLTASGKEHFEELLAQTGPDAYEDETFAARFAFFGQTSRDVRMRVLEGRRSRLEERLEKMRTSLARTRERLDDYTLELQRHGMESVEREVRWLNELIESERAGRDQRRTGAAPDRQDDTQATGGRPGHRGDSSRPDPSDGTAT, from the coding sequence GTGAGCAGGCGGTCCGGCATCCTCGAGTTCGCGGTGCTCGGCCTGCTGCGAGAGTCCCCCATGCACGGCTATGAGCTGCGTAAACGGCTCAACACCTCGCTCGGAGTCTTCCGCGCGTTCAGCTACGGTTCGCTGTATCCGTGTCTGAAGACTCTGGTGGCCAACGGCTGGTTGACAGAGGAACCCGGGAACTCCACGGAAGACGCTCTCGCCGCACCGCTCGCCGGGCGGCGCGCCAAGATCGTCTACCGGCTCACCGCGAGTGGCAAAGAGCACTTCGAGGAACTGCTCGCGCAGACCGGACCGGACGCGTACGAGGACGAGACCTTCGCCGCACGCTTCGCGTTCTTCGGTCAGACCTCGCGGGACGTGCGGATGCGCGTACTGGAGGGCAGGCGCAGCCGGCTCGAGGAGCGGCTGGAGAAGATGCGGACCTCGCTGGCCCGCACCCGGGAGCGGCTCGACGACTACACGCTGGAACTCCAGCGCCATGGCATGGAGTCCGTGGAGCGTGAAGTGCGCTGGCTCAACGAGCTGATCGAGAGCGAGCGGGCGGGACGCGACCAGCGCCGTACGGGGGCAGCCCCGGACCGGCAGGACGACACACAGGCAACGGGCGGTCGGCCCGGGCACCGGGGCGACAGCTCCCGGCCGGATCCGTCCGACGGCACCGCCACTTGA
- a CDS encoding alanine racemase: MALTLYVDTARWRAHHKHVLEQFPGIVPVCKGNGYGFGHERLAEEATRFGADVLAVGTTYEAARIKDYFSGDLMVLTPFRRGEEPVPLPDRVIRSVSSVDGVHGLVGARVVIEVMSSMKRHGVSEQELPHLHAAIEDVRLEGFAIHLPLDRTDGSDGVEEVIGWMDRLRAARLPLHTMFVSHLKSPELARLQQQFPQTRFRARIGTQLWLGDHDATEYRGAVLDVTRVAKGDRFGYRQQKVPADGYLVVVAGGTSHGVGLEAPKALGGVMPRAKGVARAGLATVNRNLSPFVWSAKQRWFAEPPHMQVSILFVPSDASEPTVGDELVAHLRHTTTTVDRVVDR; this comes from the coding sequence ATGGCGCTCACGCTGTATGTCGACACCGCGCGCTGGCGGGCACACCACAAGCACGTGCTGGAGCAGTTCCCGGGCATTGTTCCGGTCTGCAAGGGCAACGGCTATGGCTTCGGGCACGAACGGCTGGCCGAGGAGGCCACCCGTTTCGGCGCGGATGTGCTGGCGGTGGGCACCACCTACGAGGCCGCCCGGATAAAGGATTACTTCAGCGGCGACCTGATGGTGCTGACGCCGTTCAGGCGCGGCGAGGAGCCCGTTCCGCTGCCGGACCGGGTGATCCGCTCAGTCTCGTCGGTGGACGGGGTGCACGGCCTGGTGGGGGCCCGTGTGGTCATCGAGGTGATGTCCTCGATGAAGCGGCACGGGGTGAGCGAGCAGGAGCTGCCGCATCTGCACGCCGCCATCGAGGACGTGCGCCTGGAGGGCTTCGCCATCCATCTGCCGCTAGACCGCACCGACGGTTCGGACGGGGTGGAGGAGGTCATCGGCTGGATGGACCGGCTGCGCGCCGCCCGGCTGCCGCTGCACACCATGTTCGTGAGCCACCTCAAGTCGCCCGAACTCGCCCGGCTCCAGCAGCAGTTCCCGCAGACCCGGTTCCGTGCGCGCATCGGCACCCAGCTGTGGCTGGGCGACCACGACGCCACCGAGTACCGCGGTGCGGTCCTCGACGTGACCCGGGTCGCCAAGGGTGACCGCTTCGGCTACCGCCAGCAGAAGGTGCCCGCGGACGGCTACCTGGTGGTCGTGGCAGGCGGCACTTCGCACGGCGTGGGTCTGGAGGCGCCGAAGGCGCTGGGCGGTGTGATGCCGCGCGCCAAGGGCGTGGCCCGCGCCGGACTCGCGACCGTCAACCGCAACCTCTCGCCGTTCGTGTGGAGCGCGAAGCAGCGCTGGTTCGCCGAGCCCCCGCACATGCAGGTGTCCATCCTGTTCGTGCCCTCCGACGCCTCGGAGCCCACCGTGGGCGACGAACTGGTGGCCCATCTGCGGCACACCACCACCACGGTCGACCGGGTGGTCGACCGCTAG
- a CDS encoding inositol-3-phosphate synthase: protein MGSVRVAIVGVGNCAASLVQGVEYYKDADPDSKVPGLMHVQFGEYHVKDVDFVAAFDVDAKKVGLDLADAIGASENNTIKICDVPSTGVTVQRGHTLDGLGKYYQQTIEESAETPVDVVQVLKDRQVDVLVCYLPVGSEDAAKFYAQAAIDAKVAFVNALPVFIAGTKEWADKFTEAGVPIVGDDIKSQVGATITHRVMAKLFEDRGVRLERTMQLNVGGNMDFKNMLERERLESKKISKTQAVTSQIPDRDLGEKNVHIGPSDYVAWLDDRKWAYVRLEGRAFGDVPLNLEYKLEVWDSPNSAGVIIDALRAAKIAKDRGIGGPILSASSYFMKSPPVQYFDDEAYENVEKFIKGEVER, encoded by the coding sequence ATGGGATCGGTTCGTGTAGCCATCGTCGGCGTGGGCAACTGCGCCGCCTCGCTGGTGCAGGGCGTCGAGTACTACAAGGACGCCGACCCGGACAGCAAGGTCCCGGGCCTCATGCACGTGCAGTTCGGTGAGTACCACGTCAAGGACGTGGACTTCGTCGCCGCCTTCGACGTGGACGCCAAGAAGGTCGGACTCGACCTGGCCGACGCGATCGGTGCCAGCGAGAACAACACCATCAAGATCTGCGACGTGCCGAGCACCGGTGTGACCGTGCAGCGTGGCCACACCCTCGACGGTCTGGGCAAGTACTACCAGCAGACCATCGAGGAGTCCGCCGAGACCCCGGTCGACGTCGTCCAGGTCCTCAAGGACAGGCAGGTCGACGTCCTCGTCTGCTACCTGCCCGTCGGCTCCGAGGACGCGGCGAAGTTCTACGCCCAGGCCGCCATCGACGCCAAGGTCGCCTTCGTCAACGCCCTCCCGGTCTTCATCGCCGGCACCAAGGAGTGGGCCGACAAGTTCACCGAGGCCGGTGTCCCGATCGTCGGTGACGACATCAAGTCGCAGGTCGGCGCCACCATCACGCACCGCGTCATGGCGAAGCTGTTCGAGGACCGCGGTGTCCGCCTCGAGCGCACCATGCAGCTGAACGTCGGCGGCAACATGGACTTCAAGAACATGCTCGAGCGCGAGCGCCTGGAGTCCAAGAAGATCTCGAAGACGCAGGCCGTCACCTCGCAGATCCCCGACCGCGACCTGGGCGAGAAGAACGTCCACATCGGTCCCTCGGACTACGTGGCCTGGCTCGACGACCGCAAGTGGGCCTACGTCCGCCTCGAGGGCCGCGCCTTCGGTGACGTCCCGCTGAACCTTGAGTACAAGCTCGAGGTCTGGGACTCCCCGAACTCGGCCGGTGTCATCATCGACGCCCTGCGCGCCGCGAAGATCGCCAAGGACCGCGGCATCGGCGGCCCGATCCTCTCCGCGTCCTCGTACTTCATGAAGTCCCCGCCGGTGCAGTACTTCGACGACGAGGCCTACGAGAACGTCGAGAAGTTCATCAAGGGCGAGGTCGAGCGCTGA
- a CDS encoding transglycosylase domain-containing protein, with translation MSEHRRKPPQPHGGGRAAARRGTSGTPSGHRAEPRGPEPSGTAGAAATPYGSGAQGSPQEPYQGRAAARKAAKNAGRGKRRGAEAGGGAAGGAAGGAGRGGPGGPSGPGGPGRGRGRGGPPPKKRFIDYPRAGKQGYKRWVPSWKLVTGTFLGFMAGLMTAAGIAYSMVEIPKAKDAAQAENNVFYWDDNTQMAATGGETNRQIVGFEEIPESMRNAVIAAENASFYSDKGVDPMGVARAVVNMAKGGETQGGSTITQQYVKNTYLDQSQTLSRKTKELFISIKVGAKMDKDEILAGYLNSAYYGRNAYGIQAAAQAYFKVDAKDLSEEQSVFLACMLKGPNLYNPDGGVGNAANPDDNRKRAEARWKWILDREVEVGRMKPQERAKIVKFPKLEKQGSTLSGQTGYLIDVAKDYVIKTSDITAEQLERGGYRIYTTFNKKRVAQMEKAVQATKKDFLDPKKRPKTDDLVQFGGASVDPKTGAIVSLYGGDGYDKGHYINNANTKGVPVGSTWKPLVLAAAMEHGTVQSGEEGISPKSRYNGNDLIVIKDRNGDPIKGPDGEPFRQKNESAEPFGNVTLTKAMEKSINTPFVQLGIDVGLDKTRDLAKKTGILEESFDKGNLNNASFSLGTSTPSAIRMADSYATFANSGVHYEPYSVTKVIKDSKPLPEFDKPKSELAMDPNTADTVTEVLENVVQNGTGKKVKDIGFPVAGKTGTTDKNKSAWFVGYTRELSTAVTLFRTDPKEGKLLSMNGTGGVPSIHGGDIPAVIWKEFMAQAMKDVDVPEEFPEATDTGEVVGPVPSPTPTPTPSDTATESPSPTEEEPSPSETPDPTPTETCDPFDWNCGEDGGTDTGGGGDPGGADGGVTPTPSDTETDPGNGNGNGNGGLFGGNGG, from the coding sequence ATGAGCGAGCACCGTCGCAAACCGCCGCAGCCGCACGGCGGCGGACGTGCCGCGGCCAGGCGTGGCACCTCCGGCACACCGTCAGGACATCGCGCGGAACCGCGCGGACCCGAGCCCTCGGGTACCGCCGGAGCTGCGGCGACGCCGTACGGATCCGGAGCGCAAGGCAGCCCGCAGGAGCCCTACCAGGGGCGAGCCGCGGCACGCAAAGCAGCCAAGAACGCCGGGCGTGGCAAGAGGCGTGGGGCCGAGGCCGGTGGCGGAGCTGCCGGCGGCGCCGCGGGCGGCGCGGGACGTGGTGGCCCGGGAGGTCCGTCCGGACCTGGTGGGCCCGGACGCGGCAGGGGCCGTGGCGGCCCCCCGCCCAAGAAGCGCTTCATCGACTACCCGCGAGCGGGCAAGCAGGGCTACAAGCGCTGGGTGCCCTCGTGGAAGCTGGTCACCGGTACCTTCCTCGGCTTCATGGCCGGGCTGATGACGGCCGCGGGCATCGCGTACTCGATGGTGGAGATCCCGAAGGCCAAGGACGCGGCGCAGGCCGAGAACAACGTCTTCTACTGGGACGACAACACGCAGATGGCCGCGACCGGCGGTGAGACGAACCGCCAGATCGTCGGGTTCGAGGAGATCCCGGAGTCCATGCGGAACGCCGTGATCGCGGCCGAGAACGCCTCGTTCTACAGCGACAAGGGCGTCGACCCGATGGGTGTGGCGCGCGCCGTCGTCAACATGGCGAAGGGCGGGGAGACGCAGGGTGGTTCGACCATCACCCAGCAGTACGTGAAGAACACGTACCTGGACCAGAGCCAGACCCTCTCCCGCAAGACCAAGGAACTCTTCATCTCCATCAAGGTCGGCGCCAAGATGGACAAGGACGAGATCCTCGCCGGCTACCTCAACAGCGCCTACTACGGGCGCAACGCCTATGGGATCCAGGCCGCCGCGCAGGCGTACTTCAAGGTTGACGCCAAGGACCTCTCCGAGGAGCAGAGCGTCTTCCTGGCCTGCATGCTGAAGGGTCCGAACCTCTACAACCCGGACGGCGGGGTCGGCAATGCGGCCAATCCGGACGACAACAGGAAGCGGGCCGAGGCGCGCTGGAAGTGGATCCTCGACCGCGAGGTCGAGGTCGGCCGGATGAAGCCGCAGGAGCGGGCGAAGATCGTCAAGTTCCCCAAGCTGGAGAAGCAGGGCTCCACGCTGTCCGGCCAGACCGGCTATCTGATCGATGTCGCCAAGGACTACGTCATCAAGACGAGCGACATCACCGCCGAGCAGCTCGAACGCGGCGGCTATCGCATCTACACCACCTTCAACAAGAAGAGGGTGGCGCAGATGGAGAAGGCGGTCCAGGCCACGAAGAAGGACTTCCTCGATCCCAAGAAGCGGCCGAAGACCGACGATCTGGTGCAGTTCGGCGGCGCCTCCGTCGACCCCAAGACCGGAGCGATCGTCTCGCTCTACGGTGGCGACGGTTACGACAAGGGCCACTACATCAACAACGCCAACACCAAGGGCGTGCCGGTCGGGTCGACCTGGAAGCCGCTGGTCCTGGCCGCGGCCATGGAGCACGGCACGGTCCAGAGCGGCGAGGAGGGCATCTCGCCGAAGAGCCGGTACAACGGCAATGACCTGATCGTGATCAAGGACCGTAACGGCGATCCGATCAAGGGACCGGACGGCGAGCCCTTCCGGCAGAAGAACGAGAGCGCGGAGCCCTTCGGCAACGTCACCTTGACGAAGGCGATGGAGAAATCCATCAACACTCCCTTCGTCCAGCTCGGCATCGACGTCGGCCTGGACAAAACACGGGACCTCGCGAAGAAGACGGGCATCCTCGAGGAGAGCTTCGACAAGGGCAACCTCAACAACGCCTCGTTCTCGCTGGGTACGTCGACGCCGAGCGCGATCCGGATGGCCGACTCGTACGCGACCTTCGCCAATTCGGGTGTGCACTACGAGCCCTACTCGGTCACCAAGGTCATCAAGGACAGCAAGCCGCTGCCGGAGTTCGACAAGCCGAAGTCGGAACTCGCGATGGACCCGAACACCGCGGACACCGTGACCGAGGTACTGGAGAACGTGGTCCAGAACGGCACCGGTAAGAAGGTCAAGGACATCGGCTTCCCGGTGGCGGGCAAGACCGGTACGACGGACAAGAACAAGTCCGCGTGGTTCGTCGGATACACCCGGGAACTGTCCACGGCCGTCACGCTGTTCCGTACCGACCCCAAGGAGGGCAAGCTCCTCTCCATGAACGGCACCGGTGGTGTCCCCTCCATCCATGGTGGTGACATTCCGGCGGTGATCTGGAAGGAGTTCATGGCCCAGGCCATGAAGGACGTGGACGTCCCGGAGGAATTCCCGGAAGCCACGGACACGGGTGAGGTCGTGGGCCCGGTGCCCTCACCGACACCCACTCCCACGCCGAGTGACACCGCGACCGAGTCGCCAAGTCCCACCGAGGAAGAACCGAGCCCCTCGGAGACACCCGATCCCACGCCGACGGAGACCTGTGATCCGTTCGACTGGAACTGCGGTGAGGACGGCGGAACCGATACCGGCGGCGGTGGTGATCCCGGCGGTGCCGATGGCGGAGTGACGCCGACGCCCTCGGACACCGAGACAGATCCAGGCAACGGCAATGGGAACGGCAACGGTGGCCTCTTCGGAGGCAACGGCGGCTGA